From Methanocalculus natronophilus, one genomic window encodes:
- the hisG gene encoding ATP phosphoribosyltransferase, whose product MINIALPKGSLEEQTLQLFKEADLEVRRTDRDYNPQIRDERIDKVKILRPQEIPTYIEMGYFDIGISGLDWVQESGSDVVEIAELNYSKTGKGNVTIVIAVHQDEPASTVADIRPDSRVTTEYPVITRKFFDGLGIPIRLFPSYGASEAKVPDLMDVVVDLTETGNTLRKNGLKIIGQILESYTVIIANKQSFEDPVKRKEIEEIVTLLLGVIDARNKVLLTMNVPAAALESVVSALPALKKPTVSRLHGVDYFSLETVVFKNQVNILIPQLKASGAEDILEIPITKIVR is encoded by the coding sequence ATGATCAACATAGCCCTCCCGAAAGGAAGCCTTGAGGAGCAGACGCTCCAACTCTTTAAAGAGGCAGATCTTGAGGTCAGGAGAACCGATCGCGATTATAACCCGCAGATCAGGGATGAGCGGATTGACAAGGTCAAGATACTACGGCCCCAGGAGATACCAACATACATTGAGATGGGGTATTTTGATATCGGAATATCAGGCCTTGACTGGGTACAGGAGTCCGGGTCTGATGTGGTCGAGATAGCCGAGCTTAATTACAGCAAGACCGGGAAAGGAAACGTGACGATCGTCATCGCGGTCCACCAGGATGAGCCCGCCTCCACAGTTGCCGATATCCGGCCTGACAGCCGTGTGACAACCGAATACCCCGTGATAACCCGGAAGTTTTTTGATGGGCTCGGGATACCGATCCGGCTCTTCCCATCCTATGGTGCAAGTGAGGCAAAAGTGCCTGATCTTATGGATGTGGTCGTTGACCTGACCGAGACCGGGAACACGCTCAGGAAGAACGGGCTCAAGATCATAGGCCAGATCCTTGAGTCATACACGGTCATCATCGCAAATAAGCAGAGTTTTGAGGATCCGGTCAAACGAAAGGAGATTGAAGAGATAGTGACGCTTCTCCTGGGTGTAATCGATGCGAGGAACAAGGTTCTCCTGACGATGAATGTCCCGGCAGCTGCACTTGAGTCTGTCGTCTCTGCCCTGCCTGCACTGAAAAAGCCGACTGTTTCAAGGCTGCACGGGGTTGACTACTTCAGCCTGGAGACTGTTGTCTTTAAAAACCAGGTCAATATCCTGATACCGCAGCTCAA
- the hisI gene encoding phosphoribosyl-AMP cyclohydrolase — MEIQFDSQGLVPVIAQDVLTKEILMLAYADREAVDLTHSTGYAHYYSRSRKKIWKKGEESGNLQQVHDILVDCDEDTLVYMVSQTTAACHTGHRSCFYRRLDGEIISERLFDPEQVYSKK; from the coding sequence ATTGAGATACAGTTTGACAGCCAGGGATTAGTTCCCGTAATTGCACAGGATGTTTTGACAAAAGAGATACTGATGCTCGCGTATGCTGACCGGGAGGCAGTTGACCTGACGCATTCAACCGGCTATGCACATTACTATAGCAGAAGCAGGAAGAAGATATGGAAGAAAGGGGAAGAGTCAGGAAATCTTCAGCAGGTTCATGATATCCTGGTGGATTGTGATGAAGACACCCTCGTATACATGGTCAGCCAGACCACGGCTGCCTGCCACACCGGACACAGGTCATGTTTTTACCGCAGACTTGATGGTGAGATCATCAGTGAACGCCTCTTTGACCCCGAGCAGGTCTATTCAAAGAAATGA